The Roseicyclus marinus genome has a segment encoding these proteins:
- the terL gene encoding phage terminase large subunit, with protein MTKRIGSTQTLAWEAKMTVMPDPARCRRAAQVVCRDNFFHFVWRVFATLHADPAHRFVPAWHVEAICKELEDLRNGINRRLVITMPPRCLKSITVAVAYPAFLLGHGPHTKIMVASYGLDLARKHAEDCRRVMEAPWYKQMFPRTRLATRGTTIDELRTTQGGGRKAVSLGSSVTGHGADTIIIDDLLKAADAGSEVERYRAQDFIEATLLSRFDNPAEGRVVMVAQRLHEMDPPGYLLGKGTYRHLNLPAIAEVEDSVLLPGGRVHRRLPGQPLFPERLDLDALERLRRELGTAVFNCQYQQNPIAPDGSPLRWEWFGTYDEVLEPRRYELLVQSWDTGMSADPRSDYSVCTTWGFAETRWHLLDVFRARLDYPDLKKTVTGLVAAWDPDKVLIEDAATGKPLFDELFRNDRRRFRKVPAVENKEIRFAAACASVEEGKVLLPSEAAWLADFKRELQSFPRGRHDDQVDSFSQFLNWSKGNGFWRALDRQHPLRVERRSRPIRRRPARRSMRARHDDV; from the coding sequence ATGACAAAGCGGATCGGCAGTACACAGACCCTGGCGTGGGAGGCGAAGATGACAGTGATGCCTGATCCCGCGCGCTGTCGGCGGGCCGCTCAGGTCGTCTGCCGCGACAACTTCTTCCACTTCGTTTGGAGGGTCTTCGCGACCCTCCATGCCGACCCGGCGCATCGCTTTGTGCCCGCTTGGCATGTGGAAGCGATCTGCAAAGAGCTTGAAGATCTGCGCAACGGGATAAACCGCCGGCTTGTGATTACCATGCCGCCGCGCTGTCTGAAGTCGATCACTGTCGCCGTTGCCTATCCGGCATTTTTGCTCGGACACGGGCCGCATACGAAGATCATGGTGGCAAGCTACGGTCTCGATCTTGCCCGCAAACACGCAGAGGATTGCCGGCGGGTGATGGAGGCTCCCTGGTACAAACAGATGTTCCCGCGTACCCGGCTTGCCACGCGAGGCACCACGATTGACGAGCTGCGCACGACGCAGGGTGGCGGGCGCAAGGCGGTCTCGCTCGGCAGTTCCGTGACAGGGCACGGCGCCGATACGATCATCATCGACGATCTGCTGAAAGCGGCGGATGCGGGTTCTGAGGTCGAACGTTACCGCGCGCAGGACTTCATCGAGGCCACTTTGCTGTCGCGCTTCGACAATCCGGCTGAAGGCCGCGTGGTCATGGTTGCGCAGCGGCTGCACGAAATGGATCCGCCGGGCTACCTCTTGGGCAAGGGTACCTACCGTCACCTGAACCTCCCCGCCATTGCTGAGGTTGAGGACAGTGTTCTCTTGCCCGGTGGACGGGTGCATCGCCGCTTGCCGGGCCAGCCGCTCTTTCCGGAGCGTCTTGATCTTGATGCGCTCGAGCGTCTCCGGCGAGAACTGGGGACGGCGGTGTTCAATTGCCAGTACCAGCAAAACCCGATTGCACCGGATGGATCACCGCTGCGGTGGGAGTGGTTTGGAACCTATGACGAAGTGCTGGAGCCACGACGATACGAGCTCCTCGTGCAAAGCTGGGACACCGGCATGTCGGCAGATCCACGCTCTGACTATTCCGTATGTACGACCTGGGGGTTTGCGGAGACCCGTTGGCACCTGCTCGATGTGTTCCGAGCGCGGCTTGATTACCCTGACCTCAAGAAAACTGTCACGGGGCTGGTTGCGGCGTGGGATCCGGACAAGGTGCTGATTGAGGATGCGGCAACGGGCAAGCCGCTCTTTGACGAATTGTTCCGCAATGACAGGCGGCGGTTCCGGAAAGTTCCCGCTGTCGAGAACAAGGAGATCCGCTTCGCGGCCGCCTGCGCTTCCGTTGAGGAGGGCAAGGTCTTGCTGCCTAGCGAAGCTGCATGGCTGGCGGACTTCAAGCGTGAGCTTCAGAGCTTTCCCCGTGGTCGCCACGATGATCAAGTCGACAGCTTCAGCCAGTTCCTGAACTGGTCGAAGGGCAACGGCTTTTGGCGCGCCCTCGATCGTCAGCATCCACTGCGGGTCGAACGGCGCAGCCGGCCCATCCGACGTAGGCCTGCGCGGCGCTCTATGCGGGCGCGGCACGATGACGTGTAA
- a CDS encoding DUF5681 domain-containing protein: protein MSRHDDDDGYEVGYGKPPKASRFKKGQSGNPKGRPKGARGFRASLIRELEAPIVVRDGNRVTRISKGEAAAKRLLELALKGDMAALKSLLALDNDLMSVRASGDAAQAESAEVDQVDLDILRHFFALSGSHPPEDADDKADRQYTDPGVGGEDDSDA, encoded by the coding sequence ATGTCGAGGCATGACGATGATGATGGCTACGAGGTGGGGTACGGCAAGCCGCCGAAGGCGTCCCGGTTCAAGAAGGGACAGTCTGGCAACCCTAAAGGACGGCCGAAAGGCGCGCGTGGCTTCAGGGCAAGCCTGATCCGAGAGCTTGAAGCGCCCATAGTGGTGCGGGATGGCAATCGCGTGACGCGGATCTCTAAAGGAGAAGCGGCGGCGAAGCGTTTGCTGGAGCTGGCGTTGAAGGGCGACATGGCGGCCCTGAAGAGCCTGCTTGCGCTCGACAACGATCTGATGAGCGTACGAGCCAGCGGGGATGCCGCACAGGCCGAAAGCGCGGAGGTCGACCAAGTCGATCTCGACATCCTGCGTCACTTCTTTGCCCTCTCGGGCTCACATCCGCCCGAAGATGCCGATGACAAAGCGGATCGGCAGTACACAGACCCTGGCGTGGGAGGCGAAGATGACAGTGATGCCTGA
- a CDS encoding site-specific DNA-methyltransferase — protein sequence MSKPETPQTRKRRNRPIWCSQQIEQVPITELTLYGKRLRSHDDKSLARLAEAIAEFGFVVPVVIDGAGGIVSGEARIEAARRLGLESVPAIRVDHLTREQVRAYRIAENRLAELSSWNRDALRLEFAELAELQLEDALAFDLTITGFDTPEIDLLILDPEEQSASPCEVIEHPDRATVPVTRRGDLWQLGRHRLLCGDALDRETYAQLLGDDHGGGVRMVFTDPPYNVPVNGHVRSAKNGHREFAMASGEMSEDQFAIFLRTFLGRVLDALVPGGVAMVCMDWRHIDQVIVAGKSCGFDLINLCVWNKTNGGMGSLYRSKHELICLFRKPGAPHVNNVELGKHGRYRTNVWDYAGVNSFGAGRSADLADHPTVKPTALVADAILDVSRHGDIVLDAFGGSGSTLLAAEKTGRFARLIELDPLYVDVAIRRWQAMTGQRAVHAVTGEAFDDRVQAAKADADGEASHVEA from the coding sequence ATGTCGAAACCCGAAACACCCCAAACCCGTAAGCGCCGCAATCGGCCGATCTGGTGCAGCCAGCAGATCGAGCAGGTGCCAATCACCGAGCTGACCCTTTACGGTAAGCGACTTCGGTCTCATGACGACAAAAGCCTCGCTCGCCTTGCTGAAGCGATTGCCGAGTTTGGGTTCGTTGTCCCGGTCGTGATCGACGGCGCAGGGGGTATCGTCTCCGGGGAGGCGCGGATTGAGGCGGCGCGGCGACTTGGTCTTGAGAGCGTCCCTGCGATCCGCGTCGACCACCTTACGCGGGAGCAGGTTCGGGCCTACCGGATTGCCGAGAACCGTCTGGCCGAGCTGTCGAGCTGGAACCGCGATGCGTTGCGTCTCGAGTTCGCCGAACTTGCTGAACTGCAGTTGGAGGACGCGCTTGCGTTTGATCTTACCATCACTGGCTTTGATACGCCCGAGATCGACCTGCTGATCCTCGATCCTGAGGAGCAGAGTGCATCGCCTTGCGAAGTCATCGAGCATCCAGATCGCGCTACGGTGCCGGTGACACGACGTGGCGATCTTTGGCAGTTGGGACGTCACAGGCTGTTGTGCGGCGACGCTCTGGACCGGGAGACCTATGCTCAGCTCCTTGGCGATGATCATGGTGGAGGGGTGCGGATGGTGTTCACGGACCCGCCTTACAATGTTCCGGTGAACGGGCATGTGCGCAGCGCCAAAAACGGGCACCGTGAGTTTGCGATGGCGTCGGGCGAAATGAGTGAGGATCAGTTCGCGATCTTCCTGCGGACCTTCCTTGGGAGGGTGCTTGACGCACTCGTCCCGGGGGGCGTGGCCATGGTTTGCATGGATTGGCGCCACATCGATCAGGTAATCGTAGCGGGCAAATCCTGCGGCTTCGATCTGATCAATCTCTGTGTGTGGAACAAGACCAATGGCGGGATGGGCAGCCTCTATCGGTCGAAGCACGAACTGATCTGCCTCTTCCGCAAGCCCGGCGCGCCGCATGTCAACAATGTCGAGTTGGGCAAGCACGGCCGCTACCGGACGAATGTTTGGGATTACGCTGGTGTCAACAGCTTCGGTGCGGGGAGGTCGGCAGATCTCGCGGATCATCCTACGGTGAAGCCAACCGCCCTCGTGGCCGATGCGATCCTTGATGTCAGTCGTCACGGTGACATCGTGCTCGACGCCTTTGGTGGGTCGGGCTCGACGCTGCTCGCTGCCGAAAAGACAGGGCGGTTTGCGCGGCTGATCGAGCTTGACCCGCTCTATGTGGATGTTGCGATCCGCCGCTGGCAGGCCATGACGGGCCAGCGCGCAGTGCACGCAGTCACCGGCGAAGCCTTTGATGATCGGGTTCAGGCTGCAAAGGCCGATGCTGACGGGGAGGCCTCTCATGTCGAGGCATGA
- a CDS encoding DUF3489 domain-containing protein — protein sequence MSKPKQTKIEMVRALLAQPKGTSLAAICSATGWQPHSARAALSGLRKAGYTVERTATDEGTTDSAVYRIIATPGSAT from the coding sequence ATGTCTAAGCCCAAGCAAACGAAGATCGAGATGGTGCGGGCCTTGCTCGCGCAGCCAAAGGGCACAAGCCTTGCAGCGATCTGCTCGGCCACCGGCTGGCAACCGCATTCGGCACGCGCAGCCCTCAGCGGGCTTCGCAAAGCCGGGTATACGGTCGAGCGCACAGCGACTGACGAGGGCACGACCGACAGCGCAGTTTACCGCATCATCGCCACGCCCGGATCGGCCACATGA
- a CDS encoding DUF2924 domain-containing protein codes for MIRLADLEGMDRAALLAAWSQIFGRPAPKGIGRTCLRRFLAFELQARRSGGLPKQVLTALRRDTEGGSGRSMSPNLKPGGRLLREWNGVTHVVEVVENGYLWNGQRWRSLSVIAREITGAHWSGPRFFGLNAKAAS; via the coding sequence ATGATCCGCCTCGCTGATCTTGAAGGCATGGATCGGGCCGCGCTTCTCGCGGCCTGGTCACAGATCTTCGGCAGACCTGCACCAAAGGGAATAGGGAGGACCTGCCTGCGCCGCTTCTTGGCCTTCGAACTCCAGGCCAGAAGATCGGGCGGCCTGCCAAAGCAAGTTCTCACGGCGCTCCGGCGAGACACAGAAGGTGGCTCGGGCCGGAGCATGTCCCCCAACCTCAAACCCGGTGGCCGCCTGTTGCGGGAATGGAACGGCGTCACCCATGTCGTTGAAGTCGTCGAGAATGGCTACCTTTGGAACGGCCAGCGCTGGCGCTCCCTCTCAGTCATTGCCCGCGAGATCACCGGCGCGCACTGGTCCGGACCGCGCTTCTTTGGCTTGAATGCGAAGGCCGCGTCATGA
- a CDS encoding recombinase family protein, producing MTKPAIRCAIYTRKSSEEGLDQDYNSLDAQAEACAAYIASQKHEGWKCLPSRYDDGGVSGGTLERPALQRLLSDIEAGRVDMVVVYKIDRLTRSLADFAKLVDRFDAASCSFVSVTQAFNTSSSMGRLTLNVLLSFAQFEREVTAERIRDKIAASKKKGLWMGGLPPLGYDPHPDTNRRELVINKAEAETVLRLFTLYLEHGCLNATARAAAAEGLRSKHRCFTSGRTQGGGLLGRGHIHRILTNPIYRGQIRHHDRIWPGTHSAIIDEMLWERVQVQLQSASARQRGSQHPAGSLKDATPGAPLLGKLRDETGDLLTPTHTQARGRRFRYYVSNRLISAGPDPTGWRLPAPALEAAIIEVIAGHLETQATRHDVLQSGSATEQASAAAQVQSMAQSIRAKGCAVIAHAIASIEIRQDHLHIRLDRTAIASLSGLNDALLTSSLLAFPAPLSLRRRGVETKIIVGSRAPTPDRTLLRALRLAHRWADMLKSGSSLKDIAQTEARSESYVARLLPLATLSPSLQQAIISGTQPVELSLEVLVRSSLPLAWSDQERRFGLTA from the coding sequence ATGACCAAGCCGGCTATCCGTTGTGCGATCTACACACGCAAATCCTCCGAAGAGGGTCTCGATCAGGATTACAACTCGCTTGATGCGCAGGCAGAAGCTTGCGCCGCCTACATCGCCAGCCAGAAGCATGAGGGCTGGAAGTGCCTGCCCTCTCGTTATGATGATGGCGGCGTTTCCGGCGGCACGCTGGAGCGCCCTGCGCTACAGCGCTTGCTCAGCGACATCGAGGCCGGGCGCGTCGACATGGTCGTGGTCTACAAGATCGACCGGCTGACGCGATCCCTCGCCGACTTCGCAAAGCTCGTGGACCGCTTTGACGCCGCAAGCTGCTCCTTCGTCTCCGTGACGCAGGCCTTCAACACCTCGTCCTCCATGGGGCGCCTGACCCTCAACGTGCTCCTCTCCTTTGCCCAGTTCGAGCGCGAGGTCACCGCCGAGCGGATCCGCGACAAGATTGCCGCCTCGAAGAAGAAGGGGCTCTGGATGGGTGGTCTGCCGCCTCTCGGCTATGATCCCCATCCCGACACGAACCGACGCGAACTCGTGATCAACAAAGCCGAGGCCGAGACCGTCCTTCGTCTATTCACCCTCTATCTTGAGCATGGTTGTCTCAATGCCACCGCCCGGGCCGCCGCCGCTGAAGGGCTACGGTCAAAACATCGCTGCTTCACGAGCGGACGCACGCAAGGCGGCGGCCTCCTCGGTCGAGGCCATATCCATCGGATCCTGACCAACCCGATCTACCGCGGCCAGATCCGACACCACGACCGGATCTGGCCGGGAACACACAGCGCGATCATCGATGAGATGCTCTGGGAAAGGGTGCAGGTACAGCTACAATCGGCCAGCGCCCGGCAGCGTGGATCGCAACATCCGGCCGGCTCTCTGAAGGACGCGACCCCGGGCGCCCCGCTCTTAGGCAAGCTACGGGACGAGACCGGCGATCTGCTCACGCCCACCCATACGCAGGCACGTGGTCGACGCTTCCGATACTATGTCTCGAACCGCCTTATCTCTGCTGGACCAGACCCCACAGGCTGGCGCCTTCCCGCCCCTGCGCTTGAAGCCGCCATCATCGAGGTGATTGCGGGACATCTCGAGACGCAGGCGACACGCCACGATGTCCTGCAATCGGGATCCGCAACCGAACAGGCCAGCGCCGCAGCTCAGGTCCAAAGCATGGCCCAATCGATCAGAGCCAAGGGCTGCGCTGTAATCGCGCATGCAATAGCCTCCATCGAGATCAGGCAGGACCATCTCCACATCCGGCTCGACAGGACAGCCATTGCAAGCCTGTCCGGTCTCAACGACGCTCTGCTCACATCCAGCTTGCTTGCCTTCCCAGCACCCCTCTCCCTCCGTCGCCGTGGCGTGGAAACAAAGATCATCGTCGGCTCCAGGGCACCAACACCAGATCGGACACTTCTTCGAGCTCTGCGGCTCGCGCATCGATGGGCTGACATGTTGAAGAGTGGATCGTCCCTCAAAGACATCGCCCAAACCGAAGCTCGCTCTGAGAGCTATGTCGCCCGTCTCCTGCCACTGGCCACGCTATCACCCTCCCTGCAGCAAGCCATCATCTCCGGCACCCAACCCGTCGAGCTCTCTCTTGAAGTCCTCGTCCGCAGCTCGCTGCCGCTAGCTTGGTCTGATCAGGAGCGCCGCTTCGGGCTCACGGCCTGA
- the ychF gene encoding redox-regulated ATPase YchF, with amino-acid sequence MGFKMGIVGLPNVGKSTLFNALTKTAAAQAANFPFCTIEPNVGDVAVPDPRLDRLAAIATSKQIIPARMTFVDIAGLVKGASKGEGLGNQFLANIRETDAIAHVLRCFEDGDVTHVEGRVDPIADADTIETELMLADLESIEKRLQNLTRKIRGGDKEAVAQERLLKSAQAMLEDGKPARLVEVSDEDQKAWKMLQLLTSKPILYVCNVEESSAATGNAQSARVAEMAAAQGAAHVVISARIEEEIAQLDADEAAMFLEEMGLEEAGLDRLIRAGYALLGLQTYFTVGPKEARAWTIRKGTLAPQAAGVIHGDFERGFIRSETIAYDDYVALGGETGAKEAGKMRVEGKTYEVKDGDVLHFLFNA; translated from the coding sequence ATGGGCTTCAAGATGGGCATCGTGGGCCTGCCGAATGTCGGCAAGTCGACGCTTTTCAACGCGCTGACCAAGACGGCGGCGGCGCAGGCGGCGAATTTCCCCTTCTGCACCATCGAACCCAATGTGGGCGATGTGGCGGTGCCCGATCCGCGGCTTGACCGTCTGGCGGCGATTGCCACGTCGAAACAGATCATTCCCGCGCGCATGACCTTTGTCGATATCGCGGGCCTCGTGAAGGGCGCCTCCAAGGGGGAGGGTCTGGGCAACCAGTTCCTCGCCAATATCCGGGAAACCGACGCCATCGCCCATGTGCTGCGCTGTTTCGAGGATGGCGATGTCACCCATGTCGAGGGCCGCGTCGATCCCATCGCCGATGCCGACACGATCGAAACCGAACTGATGCTGGCCGACCTGGAATCGATCGAGAAACGCCTCCAGAACCTCACCCGCAAGATCCGCGGCGGCGACAAGGAAGCCGTGGCACAGGAACGCCTGCTCAAATCCGCCCAAGCCATGTTGGAGGACGGCAAACCCGCCCGCCTGGTCGAGGTCTCCGATGAAGATCAGAAGGCGTGGAAGATGCTCCAGCTTCTGACCTCCAAACCCATCCTCTATGTCTGCAACGTGGAGGAATCCTCGGCCGCCACCGGCAATGCCCAATCGGCCCGCGTGGCCGAGATGGCCGCGGCCCAGGGCGCGGCCCATGTCGTCATCTCTGCCCGGATCGAGGAAGAGATCGCGCAACTCGACGCCGACGAGGCCGCGATGTTCCTCGAGGAGATGGGGCTCGAGGAAGCGGGCCTCGACCGGCTGATCCGCGCGGGCTACGCGCTTTTGGGCCTTCAGACCTATTTCACCGTCGGCCCCAAGGAGGCCCGCGCCTGGACCATCCGCAAGGGCACATTGGCCCCCCAGGCCGCTGGCGTCATCCACGGCGATTTCGAACGCGGCTTCATCCGGTCCGAGACCATCGCCTATGACGACTACGTCGCACTGGGCGGCGAGACGGGCGCGAAAGAGGCCGGAAAGATGCGCGTCGAGGGCAAGACCTACGAGGTCAAGGACGGCGACGTGCTCCATTTCCTGTTCAACGCCTGA
- a CDS encoding MATE family efflux transporter, with product MSMPALPPTKPGSVRAEIGPLLALSVPMMLGLSAMTLMGVVDTVMVAPLGTVPLAAVGIASAVAILFVAALWGIVTVAGVRMAQAHGGGDARAVSGEVRAGLALGAATGGAGAVLMLGLLPFLGWIGQPPAVLAALPVYWGLVALGLVPFTMFFVLKALFDTIGRPWAGVGLSYLGVALNVPLNWLLIYHLGLGLTGAGLASLLSQAVNLGVAVLVWRHWAVLAPFRQQAGGIWPRIRAQWRDGWPLTLGYAGEGGSYALIGVMIGWLGAEALAANQIVHAVAGVAYVFPLGMAGAASIRVGLAVGAEEPARLRPLLKAALLIVTTWMLGVMAVLLIAGEAIAGALSDDPAVIAIALTLFLAVAAMQVADGVQSTTLGALRGMMDARWPTMVSLIAYWPVALPAGYVMGFVLNLGAVGVWIGFALGLAVAAVALPLRYWRLTRVPKPTLPH from the coding sequence ATGTCCATGCCTGCCCTGCCCCCGACCAAGCCCGGTTCCGTCCGTGCCGAGATCGGCCCGCTTCTGGCCCTGTCGGTGCCGATGATGCTGGGCCTGTCGGCGATGACGCTGATGGGGGTGGTGGATACGGTGATGGTCGCCCCCCTGGGCACCGTGCCCTTGGCGGCGGTGGGCATCGCATCGGCGGTGGCGATCCTGTTCGTCGCGGCGCTGTGGGGGATCGTGACGGTGGCAGGGGTGCGCATGGCGCAGGCCCATGGCGGTGGCGATGCGAGGGCCGTGTCGGGCGAAGTGCGGGCAGGATTGGCTCTGGGGGCTGCGACGGGCGGGGCGGGCGCGGTCCTGATGCTGGGGCTATTGCCCTTCCTTGGCTGGATCGGGCAGCCGCCCGCGGTGCTGGCGGCGCTGCCGGTCTATTGGGGGCTGGTGGCGCTGGGGCTGGTGCCATTCACCATGTTCTTCGTGCTGAAGGCGCTTTTCGACACGATCGGGCGGCCCTGGGCGGGGGTGGGGTTGAGCTACCTGGGCGTGGCGCTGAACGTGCCGCTCAACTGGCTTTTGATCTACCATCTGGGGCTGGGACTGACCGGGGCGGGCTTGGCGAGCCTTTTGTCGCAAGCGGTCAACCTGGGTGTTGCGGTCCTGGTCTGGCGGCATTGGGCGGTGCTGGCCCCATTCCGCCAACAGGCGGGCGGGATCTGGCCGCGCATCCGGGCGCAATGGCGCGACGGCTGGCCGCTGACCTTGGGCTATGCGGGCGAGGGCGGGTCCTATGCGCTGATCGGGGTGATGATCGGCTGGTTGGGGGCCGAGGCGCTGGCCGCCAACCAGATCGTCCATGCGGTGGCGGGCGTGGCCTATGTCTTTCCGCTGGGGATGGCGGGGGCAGCCTCGATCCGGGTGGGACTGGCCGTGGGCGCGGAGGAGCCTGCGCGGCTGCGGCCTCTGCTCAAGGCGGCCCTTCTGATCGTCACCACCTGGATGCTGGGGGTGATGGCCGTCCTGCTGATCGCGGGAGAGGCGATCGCGGGCGCCCTGTCGGATGATCCGGCGGTGATCGCCATCGCGCTCACGCTGTTTCTGGCCGTGGCCGCGATGCAGGTGGCCGATGGAGTGCAATCGACGACATTGGGCGCGCTGAGGGGCATGATGGATGCACGCTGGCCCACGATGGTGTCGCTGATCGCCTACTGGCCCGTGGCGCTCCCCGCAGGCTACGTGATGGGCTTTGTCCTGAACCTTGGGGCTGTCGGCGTCTGGATCGGCTTTGCGCTGGGTCTGGCCGTCGCGGCCGTGGCGCTGCCGTTGCGCTACTGGCGGCTGACACGCGTGCCGAAACCCACCCTGCCCCATTGA
- the trpA gene encoding tryptophan synthase subunit alpha: MTRIDDTFARLKAEGKKAFVAYVMAGDPDYDTSVEIVKALPGAGVDIIELGMPFTDPMADGETIQLAGQRALEGGQTLDKTLQIARELRKSDDKTPIVMMGYYNPIYSRGVDTFLAQAKEAGIDGLIIVDLPPEEDDELCIPAQKAGLNFIRLATPTTDGKRLPKVLQNTSGFVYYVSITGITGAAEADAAQVAPEVARIKAATDLPVIVGFGIKTPEAAQSIAGIADGCVVGSAIVAQIAAGKPVGEIADFVAGLAAGAHRA, encoded by the coding sequence ATGACACGGATCGACGACACCTTCGCGCGGCTCAAGGCCGAGGGGAAAAAGGCCTTCGTGGCCTATGTCATGGCGGGCGACCCGGATTACGACACCTCGGTCGAGATCGTGAAGGCGCTGCCGGGCGCGGGTGTGGACATCATCGAGCTGGGAATGCCCTTTACCGATCCGATGGCCGATGGCGAAACGATCCAGTTGGCAGGCCAGCGCGCTCTGGAAGGCGGTCAGACGCTCGACAAGACGCTGCAGATCGCGCGCGAATTGCGCAAGAGCGATGACAAGACCCCCATCGTGATGATGGGCTATTACAACCCGATCTATTCGCGCGGCGTCGACACCTTTCTGGCGCAGGCCAAGGAAGCGGGGATCGACGGCCTGATCATCGTCGACCTGCCGCCCGAGGAAGATGACGAGCTGTGCATTCCGGCGCAAAAGGCGGGGCTGAATTTCATCCGGCTGGCGACCCCCACGACGGATGGCAAGCGCCTGCCCAAGGTGCTGCAGAACACGAGCGGTTTCGTCTATTACGTCTCGATCACCGGGATCACGGGTGCCGCCGAGGCGGATGCGGCGCAGGTCGCCCCCGAGGTGGCGCGGATCAAGGCCGCGACCGATCTGCCGGTGATCGTGGGCTTTGGCATCAAGACGCCCGAGGCGGCGCAATCCATCGCGGGCATCGCGGATGGCTGCGTCGTGGGATCGGCCATCGTGGCGCAGATCGCGGCGGGCAAGCCCGTGGGCGAGATCGCGGATTTCGTCGCGGGGCTGGCGGCGGGGGCGCATCGCGCCTGA